In Actinoplanes sp. NBC_00393, a single genomic region encodes these proteins:
- a CDS encoding helix-turn-helix domain-containing protein, which translates to MLGALGLSPEHEAVYSVLAGRAQADLAELSELLHLPAAGIAAALDHLVACGLVKSAPDGAFAAAPPAVALGAMISERRAELRSAELALVTLAEEHRQAMAGRSISELIEVVTGVEAIRHRFAQVQHAARTQVRSFVTTPFIAVPPGANPAECRWWRRACGTGSSSTSRR; encoded by the coding sequence GTGCGCTGGGCCTGAGCCCCGAACACGAAGCGGTCTACAGTGTGCTCGCCGGTCGTGCCCAGGCCGACCTGGCCGAGCTGAGCGAGCTCCTGCACCTGCCCGCCGCCGGGATCGCGGCCGCGCTGGACCACCTGGTCGCCTGCGGCCTGGTGAAATCCGCCCCGGACGGCGCCTTCGCGGCCGCCCCGCCCGCGGTCGCGCTCGGCGCCATGATCAGTGAGCGGCGGGCGGAGCTGCGCAGCGCCGAACTGGCCCTGGTCACCCTCGCCGAGGAGCATCGCCAGGCGATGGCGGGCCGCAGCATCAGCGAACTCATCGAAGTGGTCACCGGTGTCGAGGCGATCCGGCACCGGTTCGCCCAGGTGCAGCACGCCGCCCGTACGCAGGTCCGCAGCTTCGTCACCACGCCCTTCATCGCGGTGCCGCCGGGCGCCAACCCGGCGGAGTGCAGATGGTGGCGCAGGGCGTGCGGTACCGGGTCGTCATCGACCAGCCGGCGCTGA
- a CDS encoding SAM-dependent methyltransferase: MAENQVDLHTDRPHPARVYDYLLGGKDNFAADREAAHRGLQANPDSRIPPRENRLFLRRAVRFLTEQGIDQFLDIGTGIPSAPNVHHVAQGINPRARVVYVDNDPIVLTHARALLTSHPDGRTDYIDADLRDVDSILGSSVLRDTLDLNRPVGLLLIAILHFVGDDHDPWAIVERLLAALPSGSYLALSHLTGDFRPEAWEQIAEVYRRQGVTMQVRPKAEIGRFFTGLDLVEPGLQVVPAWRPDLGEPTDPAPSDAQVSVYGAVARK, translated from the coding sequence ATGGCCGAGAACCAGGTGGACCTGCACACCGACCGCCCGCACCCGGCCCGGGTCTACGACTACCTGCTCGGCGGCAAGGACAACTTCGCGGCCGACCGCGAGGCCGCCCACCGGGGCCTGCAGGCTAACCCGGACAGCCGGATCCCGCCCCGGGAGAACCGGCTGTTCCTGCGCCGGGCGGTCCGGTTCCTGACCGAACAGGGCATAGATCAATTCCTGGACATCGGTACGGGCATCCCGAGCGCGCCGAACGTGCACCACGTCGCCCAGGGGATCAACCCGCGCGCCCGGGTCGTCTACGTGGACAACGACCCGATCGTGCTGACCCACGCCCGCGCGCTGCTGACCAGCCACCCCGACGGCCGCACCGACTACATCGACGCGGACCTGCGCGACGTCGACTCGATCCTCGGCTCGTCGGTGCTGCGCGACACCCTCGACCTGAACCGCCCGGTCGGTCTGCTGCTGATCGCGATCCTGCATTTCGTCGGCGACGACCACGATCCGTGGGCGATCGTCGAGCGGCTCCTGGCCGCGTTGCCGTCCGGCAGCTATCTGGCGTTGTCGCACCTGACCGGCGACTTCCGGCCGGAGGCGTGGGAGCAGATCGCCGAGGTGTACCGTCGGCAGGGCGTCACCATGCAGGTGCGCCCGAAGGCGGAGATCGGGCGGTTCTTCACCGGCCTGGACCTGGTCGAGCCGGGCCTGCAGGTCGTGCCCGCCTGGCGCCCCGACCTGGGCGAGCCCACCGACCCCGCGCCGTCGGACGCACAGGTCTCCGTGTACGGCGCGGTGGCCCGCAAATAG
- a CDS encoding ThuA domain-containing protein translates to MKALLILTVVAATLGVPAAPMADTPHDVLVFSRTAGFRHDSIAAGTQAVRELGAANGFTVTATEDPAVFTAGGLAPYESVVFLNTTGDVLNAAQQSAFETWFRSGRGFVGVHAAADTEYDWPFYGELVGAYFASHPAIQPANVKVEDRAHAATAHLPQTWNRTDEWYDYRTNARSSAHILATLDESSYSGGTMGADHPHAWCKPFQGGRSFYTGGGHTAAAYTDAAFRAHLLGGIRYAAGQAKADCRPEVGYTPLYNGSTTGWSQAGPGAFTNTDATLTSTGGMGLFWYSAKQFTSYSLKLDWRLAGDDNTGVFIGFPPSNDPWSAVNNGYEVQIDATDAADRTTGAVYTFKSADLAARDAALNPPGAWNTYELLVEGERLRVYLNGVQINDFVNADPVRSLAGHIGIQNHGTGDEASFRNIRIKELGGPPPVTSGPVRGLAGKCLDVSGAATADGTKIQLWTCNGTAAQNWTRSGQTFRALGKCLDVAGGGTANGTKAQLWTCNGSGAQNWTPQADGTIRNPQSGRCLDVSQNSSADGQQIHIWDCHTGANQKWALPA, encoded by the coding sequence ATGAAAGCCCTGCTGATTCTCACCGTGGTCGCGGCGACGCTCGGCGTGCCCGCCGCGCCGATGGCCGACACACCGCATGACGTCCTGGTCTTCTCCCGCACCGCCGGGTTCCGGCACGACTCGATCGCCGCCGGCACCCAGGCGGTCCGGGAGCTGGGCGCCGCAAACGGTTTCACCGTGACCGCCACCGAGGACCCGGCCGTGTTCACCGCGGGCGGCCTGGCCCCGTACGAGTCCGTGGTCTTCCTGAACACCACCGGTGACGTGCTCAACGCCGCGCAGCAGAGCGCGTTCGAGACCTGGTTCCGCTCCGGCCGCGGGTTCGTCGGGGTGCACGCGGCCGCCGACACCGAGTACGACTGGCCGTTCTACGGCGAGCTGGTCGGCGCCTATTTCGCCTCGCACCCGGCGATCCAACCTGCGAACGTGAAGGTCGAGGACCGGGCGCACGCGGCCACCGCGCACCTGCCGCAGACCTGGAACCGCACCGACGAGTGGTACGACTACCGCACCAACGCCCGCTCCAGCGCGCACATCCTGGCGACGCTGGACGAGTCGTCGTACTCCGGCGGCACGATGGGCGCCGACCACCCGCACGCCTGGTGCAAACCGTTCCAGGGTGGCCGCTCGTTCTACACCGGCGGCGGGCACACCGCGGCCGCGTACACCGATGCCGCCTTCCGCGCCCACCTGCTCGGCGGCATCCGGTACGCGGCCGGCCAGGCCAAGGCGGACTGCCGGCCCGAGGTCGGCTACACACCGCTCTACAACGGCTCGACCACCGGCTGGTCGCAGGCCGGGCCGGGCGCGTTCACCAACACCGACGCCACGCTCACCTCGACCGGCGGAATGGGCCTGTTCTGGTACAGCGCGAAGCAGTTCACCAGCTACTCGCTCAAGCTGGACTGGCGGCTCGCCGGTGACGACAACACCGGGGTGTTCATCGGCTTCCCGCCGTCGAACGACCCGTGGTCGGCGGTGAACAACGGCTACGAGGTGCAGATCGACGCCACCGACGCCGCCGACCGCACCACCGGCGCGGTCTACACGTTCAAGTCCGCGGACCTCGCGGCCCGCGACGCCGCGCTGAACCCGCCGGGCGCCTGGAACACCTACGAGTTGCTGGTCGAGGGCGAACGGCTGCGGGTGTACCTGAACGGCGTACAGATCAATGATTTCGTCAATGCCGACCCGGTGCGGTCGCTGGCCGGCCATATCGGCATCCAGAATCACGGTACGGGCGACGAGGCCTCGTTCCGCAACATCCGGATCAAGGAGCTGGGCGGTCCGCCTCCGGTGACCTCCGGCCCGGTCAGGGGCCTGGCCGGTAAGTGCCTGGACGTCTCCGGAGCGGCCACCGCCGACGGCACGAAGATCCAGTTGTGGACGTGCAACGGCACCGCCGCGCAGAACTGGACCCGCTCCGGGCAGACCTTCCGCGCGCTGGGCAAGTGCCTCGACGTGGCCGGCGGCGGCACCGCCAACGGCACCAAGGCGCAGCTGTGGACGTGCAACGGCTCCGGCGCGCAGAACTGGACGCCGCAGGCCGACGGCACGATCCGGAACCCGCAGTCCGGGCGCTGCCTGGACGTCAGCCAGAACAGCTCCGCCGACGGCCAGCAGATCCACATCTGGGACTGCCACACCGGCGCCAACCAGAAGTGGGCGCTGCCGGCCTAG